In Candidatus Methylomirabilota bacterium, the following are encoded in one genomic region:
- the lptB gene encoding LPS export ABC transporter ATP-binding protein — protein MEGLIAQDLSKWFKHRQVVDRVSLEIQRGEVVGLLGPNGAGKTTSFYMIVGLLAADGGRIFLEGTEITALPMYRRCRMGVGYLPQESSVFRKLTVEENLLAILESLDLTAAERRERARGLLAELDLTGLAQYPAYTLSGGERRRLEITRALVTSPRYLLLDEPFTGIDPIAIGDIQEILGRLRDRGIGILITDHNVRETLAITDRAYILYDGKVLVSGTASEIANNPVAREIYLGERFSL, from the coding sequence ATGGAAGGTCTAATCGCCCAGGACCTCAGCAAGTGGTTCAAGCACCGCCAGGTGGTCGACCGGGTGTCGCTCGAGATCCAGCGGGGCGAGGTGGTGGGCCTCCTGGGGCCCAACGGCGCCGGCAAGACGACGTCCTTCTACATGATCGTGGGGCTCCTCGCCGCCGACGGGGGGCGGATTTTCCTCGAGGGGACGGAGATCACGGCCCTGCCCATGTACCGGCGCTGCCGGATGGGCGTGGGGTACCTGCCCCAGGAGTCGTCGGTGTTCCGCAAGCTCACTGTCGAGGAGAACCTGCTGGCCATTCTTGAATCGCTCGATCTCACCGCCGCCGAGCGGCGGGAGCGCGCCCGCGGGCTGCTGGCCGAGCTCGATCTCACCGGGCTGGCCCAGTATCCGGCCTACACCCTGTCGGGCGGCGAGCGCCGGCGGCTGGAGATCACCCGGGCCCTCGTCACGTCGCCCCGGTATCTGCTCCTGGACGAGCCCTTCACGGGGATCGATCCCATCGCCATCGGCGACATCCAGGAGATCCTCGGCCGCCTCCGCGACCGCGGTATCGGCATCCTCATCACTGACCACAACGTCCGCGAGACCCTGGCCATCACCGACCGCGCCTACATCCTCTACGACGGCAAAGTGCTGGTGTCGGGCACGGCCAGCGAAATCGCCAACAATCCCGTCGCCCGGGAGATCTACCTGGGCGAGCGGTTTTCCCTCTAG
- the lptA gene encoding lipopolysaccharide transport periplasmic protein LptA, with amino-acid sequence MLALGVLVTTLAGAQGAEAQLTPSLGKGREGGQQPVTVDADRMERLGKESLIIFLGNVVARQNGSVQYADRVELYLDEKGDRILRTVSTGNVRIVTSDCKMGTARRVEYFDLDQRVVLIGDARVWEGDNVITGDTITIFLAQDRSVVQGGKQERVKAVFHPKDDRQASAAAAGPRAACGP; translated from the coding sequence GTGCTTGCGCTCGGCGTGCTCGTCACCACGCTGGCCGGCGCGCAGGGCGCCGAGGCCCAGCTCACGCCGAGTCTGGGCAAGGGCCGCGAGGGTGGTCAACAACCGGTCACCGTGGACGCCGATCGCATGGAGCGCCTGGGCAAGGAGAGCCTCATCATCTTCCTCGGCAATGTTGTGGCGCGCCAGAACGGCTCCGTGCAGTACGCTGATCGGGTGGAGCTCTATCTCGACGAGAAGGGCGACCGGATCCTCCGGACGGTGTCCACCGGGAACGTGCGCATCGTCACCAGCGACTGCAAGATGGGGACGGCCCGGCGCGTCGAGTACTTCGATCTCGACCAGCGCGTGGTGCTCATCGGCGACGCCCGGGTATGGGAGGGCGACAACGTCATCACCGGTGACACCATCACCATCTTCCTGGCCCAGGACCGCAGCGTGGTCCAGGGGGGCAAGCAGGAGCGGGTGAAGGCGGTGTTCCACCCCAAGGACGACCGGCAGGCGTCCGCCGCGGCGGCGGGGCCGCGTGCGGCCTGCGGGCCCTGA
- the lptC gene encoding LPS export ABC transporter periplasmic protein LptC: MDRLSRRILAIVILFVLVVAGVLVVRTQAVRMEPVGPQPSSADLSIKDVDLQEQYGGTSWQLTADQGAVFERERRTTLRNIRVRVEHRDQTWTIVGQEGDYFQDTRDVELRGNVVLTSADGLRLETSVLRWKGAERRLWTDAPVRLYQDGTVVDGSGLDVRMAEEATTIQGRVRATFADESGR, from the coding sequence GTGGACCGTCTATCACGACGCATTCTCGCGATCGTCATCCTGTTCGTTCTCGTCGTGGCGGGCGTCCTGGTCGTGCGCACGCAGGCGGTGCGGATGGAGCCGGTCGGTCCCCAACCGTCCAGCGCGGATCTGAGCATCAAGGACGTCGACCTGCAAGAGCAGTACGGCGGGACGTCATGGCAGCTCACCGCTGATCAGGGGGCGGTCTTTGAGCGCGAGCGCCGGACGACGCTCCGGAACATCCGGGTGCGGGTGGAGCATCGCGACCAGACGTGGACGATCGTGGGTCAGGAGGGGGACTATTTTCAGGACACGCGCGACGTGGAGCTCCGCGGTAACGTCGTCCTGACCTCCGCCGACGGCCTGCGCCTGGAGACGAGCGTGCTGCGCTGGAAGGGCGCCGAGCGTCGCTTGTGGACGGACGCGCCGGTGCGTTTGTATCAGGATGGCACCGTGGTCGACGGCAGCGGCCTGGACGTCCGAATGGCCGAAGAGGCAACCACGATCCAGGGGCGCGTGCGGGCGACCTTCGCCGACGAGTCCGGACGGTGA